Proteins encoded in a region of the Pocillopora verrucosa isolate sample1 chromosome 11, ASM3666991v2, whole genome shotgun sequence genome:
- the LOC131768662 gene encoding leucine-rich repeats and immunoglobulin-like domains protein 1, protein MASINIMNALIAICLALCGLSLGQDQNGQECVTAKPCICSGTRVICKSRQLRSIPEGIPLQTTSLDLSNNQLVTLNISQLSRLTDLQELLLHENRLKEVPPWQALPSSLIRLSLHHNKITSIPSQNVTKRLSLQYLSLSSNRISYIGPNAFANLTSVQSLKLSRNRLTSIPVQALSQLTSLKKLDLTKNWINAVVSPLKSLKSVAILKLSKNKIHTISNNALWEMSNLRELYLDNNNLTFVATLWFIGDGNLHKLYLNNNRISKIEKGPSFDWRTVLLLGDLNLAQNELSYIHNDTFAHLLTLQSLNLGNNQIYHVEDGAFSDLSSLSVLDLRNNALSSILEGTRSAFEGLKKLVLLRLDGNGIPWIAANAFSGLKSVKSLNLSANIVAYIEENAFLEANELQFLYLNTTHLLCNCDLSWLPRWIEKKEEDTEGFKSNIHAVCLHPKPVERRSIFNLSSSEFVCDKNDYKPEITTHPQGHKVLLGKNFTLHCVVRQRNSTIKVNWTKNNKPLEGADITSHAQTSDGKMVTYSSELHLVSVTNKDSGNYQCVATNYFTPVQSKIAQITVLVFPRIKEKPSDTFVKGGETFELRCEADGSPEPQVSWQKDGGSNFPAASEKRIYYSPERKVYVIRNAQPADTGEYICSAANDAGSVNASAFVTVLKAPHVVHPIRSEVVVTVGDNAVLQCLVTGAPGPTVTWFKSDRVVKRSSRIMFAEAGQVLVITEVKEDDGDKYSCEASNSEGTLKQSTELYVEPEKCTSVGTTEKTNKSKYVKYDKKTFLGIIVVVVVSCIVVTSMVWLFIQYNTLSCGKKASPRRRPQHVSHFEPELCDEANAKAFEHEGISYIPLKSSSSSSTQNSRESPRSTATFITSSESAQGPCINLVSSSENASGSEEKSSTGDNVSSENSLKGSHSSLTSSYPSDACLSSYQQVVTSAQIHVSDSDSEKHRPCNTRKKSETEDPGEGDGQKNLGFPRHYHEHTTLLQRPLRTNDDNVSLPDDANKDVCVTVYPLAEADTSCVTDSVGCSET, encoded by the exons GGATCTTAGTAATAATCAGCTGGTGACCTTGAATATTTCGCAGCTTTCAAGACTAACAGACCTTCAAGAGCT TCTTCTTCATGAAAATCGGCTCAAAGAAGTTCCACCATGGCAGGCTTTACCATCTTCCTTGATCCGCTTGTCTTT GCATCACAACAAAATAACGTCCATCCCATCACAAAATGTCACAAAGAGACTATCTTTACAATATCT GTCTCTGAGCAGTAATAGAATTTCATACATTGGGCCAAATGCCTTTGCTAATCTCACCTCAGTGCAGTCATT GAAACTGAGCCGAAATAGGCTGACATCCATTCCAGTTCAGGCCTTGAGTCAGTTAACCTCATTAAAAAAACT AGATCTCACAAAAAATTGGATCAATGCTGTTGTCAGTCCTTTGAAAAGTCTAAAGTCTGTAGCCATACT AAAGCTTTCAAAGAATAAAATCCATACCATATCTAATAATGCACTCTGGGAGATGTCCAATCTGAGGGAATT GTATTTGGACAACAATAATCTAACATTCGTGGCTACACTGTGGTTCATTGGAGATGGCAACCTTCATAAACT CTATCTGAACAACAATCGCATCAGCAAGATTGAAAAAGGTCCTTCCTTTGACTGGAGAACAGTTCTTCTTCTGGGGGATTT GAACCTGGCCCAGAATGAATTGTCCTACATTCACAATGACACATTTGCCCATCTTTTAACCCTGCAGAGTCT aaatcTTGGCAATAACCAGATTTATCATGTGGAAGATGGGGCATTCTCTGACTTGAGCTCATTGAGTGTGTT GGATCTTAGAAACAATGCTCTGTCCTCTATTCTGGAAGGAACCAGGAGTGCATTTGAAGGACTTAAAAAGTTGGTTCTGCT GAGGCTTGATGGAAATGGTATCCCTTGGATAGCAGCAAATGCATTCTCTGGACTTAAATCAGTCAAAAGCTT GAACCTTTCAGCTAATATTGTAGCATATATTGAGGAGAATGCTTTCTTGGAGGCCAATGAACTACAATTTCT ATATTTAAACACTACCCACCTTCTTTGTAACTGTGACCTCAGCTGGCTACCTAGATGGATTGAAAAGAAGGAAGAAGACACAGAAGGATTCAAATCAAACATACATGCTGTCTGCCTACACCCTAAACCAGTAGAAAGAAGAAGCATTTTTAACCTCAGTTCATCTGAATTTGTTTGTG ACAAGAATGATTACAAACCAGAGATAACAACACATCCACAAGGACACAAGGTTCTGCTTGGTAAGAATTTTACATTACATTGTGTGGTCAGGCAGAGGAATAGTACAATCAAAGTTAACTGGACAAAGAACAACAAGCCTCTGGAAGGTGCAGACATCACAAGCCATGCTCAG ACCAGTGATGGCAAAATGGTTACTTACAGCAGCGAGCTTCATTTGGTATCAGTGACAAACAAAGACAGTGGCAATTATCAGTGTGTGGcaacaaattattttacacctgTCCAGTCAAAGATAGCTCAAATCACAGTGCTTG tttTCCCCAGGATCAAAGAGAAACCGTCTGACACATTTGTTAAAGGAGGTGAAACTTTTGAGCTGCGTTGTGAAGCTGACGGTTCCCCAGAACCACAGGTCTCGTGGCAAAAAGATGGGGGTTCAAACTTCCCTGCAGCTAGTGAGAAGCGCATATATTATTCGCCTGAGAGGAAAGTGTACGTGATTAGGAATGCTCAACCAGCGGATACTGGGGAATACATCTGCAGCGCAGCAAATGATGCTGGTTCTGTCAATGCATCAGCCTTTGTTACTGTCTTAA AAGCGCCGCACGTTGTGCATCCTATACGAAGTGAAGTTGTGGTGACTGTAGGTGACAATGCGGTGCTGCAGTGTTTAGTCACTGGTGCTCCAGGACCCACAGTGACGTGGTTTAAGAGTGACAGGGTCGTAAAGAGGAGCAGCCGTATTATGTTTGCTGAAGCAGGCCAGGTGCTGGTTATAACCGAGGTCAAGGAAGACGATGGCGACAAGTACTCTTGCGAGGCTTCAAACTCGGAGGGAACTCTCAAGCAGAGCACAGAGCTTTATGTAGAACCAG aaaaatgCACGAGCGTTGGCACTACCGAAAAGACGAACAAATCAAAGTACGTGAAGTACGATAAGAAAACGTTTCTTGGAATCATTGTTGTTGTGGTGGTGTCCTGCATTGTGGTTACATCAATGGTGTGGCTCTTCATTCAGTACAATACCCTTTCCTGCGGAAAGAAGGCGTCTCCAAGAAGACGTCCACAGCACGTGTCACATTTTGAACCGGAGCTCTGTGACGAGGCGAATGCGAAGGCTTTTGAACACGAAGGTATCAGCTACATTCCTTTAAAATCGTCTAGTTCAAGTAGCACTCAAAACAGCCGCGAGTCGCCACGATCGACGGCAACGTTTATTACTTCATCAGAGTCTGCGCAAGGGCCGTGTATAAATCTTGTGTCAAGCTCGGAAAACGCTTCGGGTTCCGAAGAGAAATCGTCCACAGGCGACAATGTCTCATCGGAGAACTCGCTGAAGGGTAGTCATAGCTCTCTGACATCGTCATATCCTTCAGATGCTTGTCTTTCCAGTTATCAACAAGTGGTGACTTCAGCACAAATTCATGTTTCTGATAGTGACTCCGAGAAGCATAGGCCGTGTAATACACGGAAAAAATCTGAAACTGAAGATCCAGGCGAAGGAGATGGACAAAAAAATCTAGGCTTTCCGAGGCATTACCATGAACATACTACATTGCTTCAGAGACCATTGAGAACTAATGACGACAACGTTTCCCTGCCAGATGATGCAAACAAAGATGTTTGCGTGACAGTATATCCTCTGGCGGAAGCAGATACGTCTTGCGTGACTGATAGCGTAGGCTGTTCGGAAACGTAg